In Triticum aestivum cultivar Chinese Spring chromosome 5B, IWGSC CS RefSeq v2.1, whole genome shotgun sequence, the following proteins share a genomic window:
- the LOC123111210 gene encoding ubiquitin-like protein 5 translates to MIEVVLNDRLGKKVRVKCNEDDTIGDLKKLVAAQTGTRPEKIRIQKWYTIYKDHITLGDYEIHDGMGLELYYN, encoded by the coding sequence ATGATCGAGGTGGTGCTGAACGACAGGCTGGGGAAGAAGGTGCGGGTGAAGTGCAACGAGGACGACACCATCGGCGACCTGAAGAAGCTCGTCGCGGCGCAGACGGGGACCAGGCCCGAGAAGATCCGCATCCAGAAGTGGTACACCATCTACAAGGACCACATCACCCTCGGCGACTACGAGATCCACGACGGCATGGGCCTCGAGCTCTACTACAACTAG